A portion of the Calothrix sp. 336/3 genome contains these proteins:
- a CDS encoding element excision factor XisH family protein: protein MPAKDLYHDTVVQALINDGWEITDDPLLLSYGGRELYVDLGAERTTIAAQKDHLKIAVEIKSFLKPSPVRDLEEAAGQYGVSQSILAEIASERILYLAVPKRSYESIFTEKLGQLILKRLQIKLLVFDEQQRSIVEWIP from the coding sequence ATGCCTGCCAAGGATTTGTATCATGATACCGTTGTTCAAGCCCTAATAAATGATGGCTGGGAGATTACTGATGACCCCTTGCTTTTATCCTATGGTGGTAGAGAACTTTATGTTGATTTAGGGGCAGAAAGAACAACAATAGCAGCGCAAAAAGATCATCTCAAAATAGCAGTTGAAATTAAAAGTTTTTTAAAACCTTCACCAGTGCGGGACTTAGAAGAAGCTGCTGGACAATATGGTGTTTCTCAAAGCATTCTGGCGGAGATAGCATCGGAAAGAATACTTTACCTCGCTGTTCCCAAGCGTTCCTATGAAAGTATTTTTACAGAAAAATTAGGGCAATTAATCCTCAAGCGCTTACAAATTAAACTTTTGGTGTTTGATGAGCAACAAAGGAGTATTGTAGAATGGATACCTTAA
- a CDS encoding XisI protein, with protein sequence MDTLNHYRQIISELIYEYAKYKPSHGQIEAEAIVNPATDHYELMHVCWDGQRRVHGCVLHIDIIQGKIWIQHDGTNRPVAEELLEAGVPKEDIILGFHPPQVRQYTDFGVA encoded by the coding sequence ATGGATACCTTAAATCACTATCGCCAAATAATCAGCGAGTTAATTTACGAATATGCTAAGTACAAACCGTCTCACGGTCAAATAGAAGCAGAGGCAATTGTTAACCCAGCAACAGACCATTATGAACTGATGCATGTCTGTTGGGATGGGCAACGCCGTGTACATGGGTGTGTTCTCCATATTGATATTATCCAAGGAAAAATTTGGATTCAACATGATGGTACGAATCGTCCTGTGGCTGAAGAATTGTTAGAAGCTGGAGTTCCCAAAGAGGATATTATTTTAGGTTTCCATCCACCTCAAGTACGTCAATATACTGATTTTGGTGTAGCTTAA
- a CDS encoding CHAT domain-containing protein codes for MVFRIKQTRWLYITLSAFSLCLVFILTPVQASSPVTTPVISASESGLEQGRNFYSLGKFAEAMAAWQSAVKQYRSTGDRVNEAISLSYLSLAQQELNQWEPAKISIEQSIKLLQTTQPSADAIVWAQILNTQANLQLRISQAETAIATWQQAQKYYEQAGDTTGSIGSQINQAQALQSLGFYRRSRQKLEELTQKMAAMPDSEVKVSGLRSLGLALQAIGDPKSQQVLEESLATANKIQAKTQLSSILSSLGKNAANLQDPEAALNYFEDAENTATNPDEALQARLARFKLLVDYDKLEYAIPLAHQLKQQLTELPPSHSSLYAAINFVATLNRLENPNQLLPSQDLSTLMATTVKSSQKIQDAPAEAHALYQWGQISSRSSQWSQAKELADKSLNIARQLQADDIIAQSAWQVGKLYKQQGKRPEAIAAYTEAVKSLKALRSDLAAVNSDVQFSFRESVEPVYRELVALLLDEQPSQPELLQARELIESLQIAELDNFFQEACLDKAQEIDKIDPTATVIYPIILPDRLATIISQTGKPLRYYVTHKSQGEIAQTLDNLVTSLNPVSDSQDRERLSQQIYDWLIRPAEQEQAFKDTKTLVFVLDGKLRNIPMAALSDGKEFLIEKYAVALSPGLQLMAAHTFQPNKISAIIGGISESRSGFAALPAVESEVKQISQTVSSKLLLNQQFTSQALGDRVKSSNADIVHLATHGQFSSRQEDTFLLTWDGQVNIKELSELLKNRGAASSKAIELLVLSACDTATGDDRAVLGLAGLAVKSGARSTVATLWPVKDKAAEMLMTRFYEQLRQPQATKAEALRQAQIQLIRQTDFRDPFFWSAFVLVGNWN; via the coding sequence ATGGTTTTCCGTATTAAACAAACTCGTTGGCTATACATCACTCTCAGCGCTTTCAGTTTGTGTTTAGTATTTATATTGACACCTGTCCAAGCATCTTCACCAGTTACAACTCCTGTGATTTCTGCTTCTGAGTCAGGGTTGGAGCAGGGGCGAAATTTCTATAGTTTGGGAAAGTTTGCAGAAGCGATGGCAGCTTGGCAAAGTGCGGTGAAACAGTATCGCTCAACAGGCGATCGCGTTAATGAAGCGATTAGTTTGAGTTATCTTTCCCTGGCACAGCAAGAGTTGAATCAATGGGAACCAGCGAAAATATCAATAGAACAAAGTATCAAGCTTTTGCAAACTACTCAGCCCTCGGCGGATGCGATTGTCTGGGCACAAATACTGAATACCCAAGCAAATTTACAACTACGTATAAGTCAAGCAGAAACGGCGATCGCCACTTGGCAGCAGGCACAAAAATATTATGAACAGGCTGGTGATACGACAGGAAGTATCGGTAGTCAAATTAATCAGGCTCAAGCTTTACAAAGTTTAGGATTTTATCGCCGTTCTCGTCAAAAACTAGAAGAATTAACCCAAAAAATGGCAGCAATGCCAGATTCGGAAGTAAAGGTAAGTGGATTGCGATCGCTGGGTTTAGCTTTGCAGGCGATCGGTGATCCAAAAAGTCAGCAAGTTTTAGAAGAAAGTTTAGCAACCGCCAATAAAATTCAAGCGAAAACTCAATTAAGTTCGATTCTTTCCAGTTTGGGCAAGAATGCAGCCAATTTGCAAGACCCAGAAGCCGCATTAAACTATTTTGAAGATGCCGAAAATACTGCAACTAATCCTGATGAAGCTCTACAAGCACGTTTAGCTCGCTTCAAATTGTTGGTGGATTATGACAAGCTAGAATATGCCATTCCCCTCGCACACCAGTTAAAACAACAACTGACTGAACTCCCTCCCAGTCATAGTTCTCTCTATGCAGCGATTAATTTTGTAGCTACCCTGAATCGACTGGAAAACCCCAATCAACTTTTACCTAGCCAAGATTTAAGCACATTGATGGCAACGACCGTCAAATCTTCCCAAAAAATCCAAGATGCCCCCGCAGAAGCCCATGCATTGTATCAATGGGGACAAATTTCTAGTCGAAGTTCTCAGTGGTCTCAGGCAAAGGAACTAGCTGATAAATCCTTGAATATTGCCCGTCAACTACAAGCGGATGACATTATAGCTCAATCAGCATGGCAGGTAGGCAAATTATACAAACAACAGGGTAAAAGACCGGAGGCGATCGCTGCTTATACAGAAGCGGTTAAGTCACTAAAAGCACTGCGTTCTGATTTAGCGGCGGTGAATTCCGATGTGCAATTTTCCTTCCGCGAAAGTGTGGAACCCGTTTATCGAGAACTAGTGGCTTTACTTCTGGATGAACAACCGAGTCAACCGGAATTATTGCAAGCTCGTGAATTAATTGAATCTCTGCAAATCGCTGAACTCGATAACTTTTTCCAGGAAGCTTGTTTAGACAAAGCCCAAGAGATAGATAAAATTGACCCCACAGCAACTGTCATTTATCCGATTATTTTACCTGATCGCCTAGCAACAATTATTTCCCAAACAGGAAAACCTCTGCGTTATTACGTCACCCACAAATCTCAAGGAGAAATTGCACAAACCCTTGATAATTTAGTGACTTCCCTCAACCCTGTTTCCGATTCTCAAGACAGAGAAAGACTTAGTCAACAGATATATGATTGGCTAATTCGCCCCGCAGAACAGGAACAAGCATTTAAAGATACAAAAACCCTAGTATTTGTGTTGGATGGTAAATTACGGAATATACCGATGGCAGCTTTGTCCGATGGCAAGGAATTTCTCATCGAAAAATATGCAGTTGCTCTGTCACCAGGATTACAGCTGATGGCTGCCCATACTTTCCAGCCCAACAAAATTAGTGCAATTATCGGTGGAATTAGTGAATCTCGCTCTGGTTTTGCCGCTTTACCTGCGGTGGAATCGGAAGTCAAGCAAATCTCCCAAACAGTATCATCAAAATTGTTACTAAATCAGCAATTTACCAGCCAAGCATTAGGCGATCGCGTTAAATCTAGTAATGCTGATATCGTTCACCTGGCTACCCACGGACAATTTAGCTCCCGTCAGGAAGATACATTCTTGCTGACTTGGGATGGACAAGTGAATATCAAGGAATTGTCCGAATTGCTCAAAAATCGCGGTGCTGCTTCCTCCAAGGCGATCGAATTACTAGTACTGAGTGCTTGTGATACAGCTACCGGAGACGATCGCGCAGTTCTGGGATTAGCTGGTTTAGCGGTTAAATCAGGTGCCCGTTCAACCGTTGCGACTCTCTGGCCCGTCAAAGATAAAGCCGCAGAAATGCTGATGACTCGGTTTTATGAACAACTACGGCAACCTCAAGCAACCAAAGCCGAAGCACTACGTCAAGCACAAATACAGCTGATTCGTCAAACTGATTTCCGTGACCCCTTCTTTTGGTCTGCCTTTGTTTTAGTTGGTAACTGGAATTAA
- a CDS encoding DUF928 domain-containing protein, with the protein MTKHQYLVNLQTVRFSRLVPLIALMASSISSSAYAVTFTPPSRNSAPKESTGGASRSSLFTPKQGNSTPKKTTGGASRGNLFTPKQGNSTPKQAQGGASRGNLFTPKQGNSTPKQTTGGGSRVGTYYLNPSTVAVNGPAALIGLMPQSYYGTTISERPTIMVYIPASNATEAVFSLKDEAGNMHHQMIVPVAGKSGVVAVKLPADAPALAVGKNYQWFLALKLDGKLSPSTPYVDGWIQRIQPSAELATALQQKDVMKQAEIFGKNGVWYDCVATLAALHTSQPQNPAIIKQWEDLLTSVSLKEVAKAPLVASSN; encoded by the coding sequence ATGACAAAACATCAGTATTTAGTCAATCTCCAGACGGTACGCTTTTCGCGTTTAGTTCCATTAATCGCTCTAATGGCAAGCAGTATAAGCAGTAGTGCCTATGCTGTCACCTTTACCCCACCATCCAGAAATAGCGCTCCCAAGGAATCCACAGGTGGAGCTTCTCGCAGTAGTTTATTTACACCCAAGCAAGGAAATAGCACTCCTAAGAAAACAACAGGAGGAGCTTCCCGGGGAAATCTGTTTACACCTAAGCAAGGAAATAGCACTCCTAAACAAGCTCAAGGAGGAGCTTCCCGGGGAAATCTATTTACACCCAAGCAAGGAAATAGCACTCCTAAGCAAACAACAGGAGGAGGTTCCCGCGTAGGTACCTACTACCTAAATCCTTCGACGGTAGCTGTCAACGGACCAGCCGCATTAATCGGATTAATGCCCCAAAGCTATTACGGGACAACAATATCTGAACGTCCGACAATCATGGTATATATTCCAGCATCGAATGCCACAGAAGCTGTTTTTAGCTTGAAAGATGAAGCTGGTAATATGCATCATCAAATGATTGTTCCTGTAGCCGGAAAGTCTGGGGTTGTGGCGGTCAAATTACCAGCAGACGCTCCCGCTTTGGCAGTTGGTAAGAATTACCAATGGTTCCTAGCATTGAAATTAGATGGCAAACTCAGCCCTAGTACACCTTATGTTGATGGGTGGATTCAACGCATTCAACCAAGTGCGGAATTGGCAACGGCTTTGCAACAGAAAGATGTGATGAAACAAGCAGAGATTTTTGGCAAGAATGGTGTGTGGTACGACTGTGTGGCAACCCTCGCAGCACTACATACTAGCCAACCCCAAAATCCTGCAATTATTAAGCAGTGGGAAGACTTACTGACCTCCGTTAGCTTAAAGGAAGTTGCCAAAGCGCCCTTAGTTGCATCTAGTAATTAG